Proteins from a genomic interval of Inediibacterium massiliense:
- a CDS encoding methyl-accepting chemotaxis protein — translation MKIRTKILMGFIIVSLLTGVIGLTGYYSMKNIMQDQYEIADVRLPSVEALLIMNEAQTAVVVGERGLINKDMMDKEIRQAQYTYIEKAFQRAEKARKTYEPLPQTKEEKDLWEEFVPQWNKWKTQDKLIIDLSRQKDELIASGVPLNDVRIQKNDEQVYEAYMKSRELFLKAESTLSKIINVNINVANEANIQGKMEYEKANKIVIIVIIIGMFLAIFLGMVISNTIKKPIHKTIDMLKNIAQGEGDLTKRLNIHSKDEIGELTEWFNLFVDKIQDLVGQAKYNADHLAESSSQIALSIDQVNQGIEQIAGGISNVSDGAQNNASVVEETTASIEELASSIEVVSRQAKDAFDKSNDTLEFANQGANNVKEVVDANHKVNEATKEVYKVIGELKDSSDQIGEIVSMITNISQQTNLLALNAAIEAARAGEHGRGFAVVADEVRKLAEESTESASSITVLIDEIQIKADHASQAISQGQALVGVSVEKSNIIQTHFQNILNSIKDINGKMKTISSSANQQSQSAEEMTKAMDEISASTQDNASAVQQINAVIENQASAFEEIGASAEELKNVALKLKERTDKFKVD, via the coding sequence ATGAAAATTAGAACCAAAATTTTAATGGGATTTATAATTGTTTCTTTGCTTACAGGAGTTATAGGATTGACAGGGTATTATTCAATGAAAAATATCATGCAAGATCAATATGAGATTGCAGATGTGAGACTTCCTAGTGTAGAAGCTTTATTAATTATGAATGAAGCTCAAACAGCTGTAGTTGTAGGAGAGAGAGGATTAATCAATAAAGACATGATGGACAAGGAGATAAGACAAGCACAATATACTTATATTGAGAAAGCTTTTCAAAGGGCTGAAAAAGCTCGAAAAACTTATGAGCCTCTTCCACAGACAAAAGAAGAAAAAGATCTTTGGGAAGAATTTGTACCACAGTGGAATAAGTGGAAGACACAGGATAAGCTGATTATAGATTTATCTAGGCAAAAAGATGAACTCATTGCATCAGGAGTACCTCTTAATGATGTAAGGATACAAAAAAATGATGAACAAGTGTATGAAGCTTACATGAAAAGTAGAGAGTTATTTCTAAAAGCAGAAAGTACGCTAAGTAAAATTATCAATGTCAATATAAACGTAGCAAATGAAGCAAATATCCAGGGTAAAATGGAATATGAAAAAGCTAATAAAATTGTAATCATAGTGATCATCATAGGTATGTTTTTAGCGATTTTCCTTGGCATGGTAATATCTAATACAATTAAAAAACCTATACATAAAACCATAGATATGCTCAAGAATATTGCACAAGGAGAAGGAGATCTAACCAAGAGATTAAATATTCATTCTAAAGATGAGATAGGTGAGCTTACGGAGTGGTTTAATCTATTTGTAGATAAAATTCAAGATTTAGTAGGACAAGCAAAATATAATGCAGATCATCTAGCAGAATCATCTAGTCAAATTGCTTTAAGTATAGATCAAGTAAATCAAGGAATAGAACAAATAGCAGGAGGCATATCGAATGTATCCGATGGGGCACAGAATAATGCAAGTGTAGTAGAGGAGACAACCGCTAGTATTGAAGAGTTAGCAAGCAGTATAGAAGTTGTTTCACGGCAGGCAAAGGATGCATTTGATAAGAGTAATGATACTTTAGAATTTGCAAATCAAGGAGCAAACAATGTTAAAGAGGTAGTAGATGCCAATCATAAAGTTAATGAAGCAACAAAAGAGGTATACAAAGTAATAGGTGAGCTGAAGGATTCATCAGATCAAATAGGAGAAATTGTTTCAATGATAACAAACATTTCACAGCAGACAAATCTTCTTGCATTAAATGCAGCAATAGAAGCAGCAAGAGCAGGAGAACATGGAAGAGGATTTGCAGTAGTAGCAGATGAGGTTAGAAAATTAGCAGAAGAAAGTACAGAATCAGCTTCTAGTATAACTGTATTAATAGATGAAATTCAAATCAAGGCAGATCATGCCAGTCAAGCTATTTCACAAGGACAAGCATTAGTAGGAGTTAGCGTTGAAAAATCAAATATCATACAAACACATTTTCAAAATATATTAAATTCTATAAAAGATATTAATGGAAAAATGAAGACAATTTCTTCTTCAGCCAATCAACAATCACAATCTGCTGAAGAGATGACAAAAGCAATGGATGAAATATCAGCTTCTACACAAGATAATGCAAGTGCTGTACAGCAGATTAATGCAGTAATAGAAAACCAAGCAAGTGCATTTGAAGAAATTGGAGCAAGTGCAGAAGAGTTAAAGAATGTTGCATTGAAATTAAAAGAGAGGACAGATAAATTTAAAGTAGATTAG
- a CDS encoding HAMP domain-containing sensor histidine kinase has protein sequence MKWKLTFSFVISIVLIVVLVLIMNITAIFFLIAHKNTDDLSHSMKDGVYFRPEGYVRNFQRNIYKDQEKIDITEDAKKSLMKNHAWIQILDENGKEVYQYQKEKTVPIKYNPMDLIHYYKYAKPSTVLVGEKSIDGYRYSYLIGFPYEMIDKQVFIYNKDYAGFIFKNGLMLIIGIDILLALLFGLYFSSKLTEPVKKIIQGIEYLGSGNYRINYEERGLYKEVYSNMNHLGDLLEESEQERKELDLMREEWLSNISHDIKTPLSSIRGYAELLDSGYDFTNEEVKEYAQIIEKKAIYIKELVDDLNLSTRLKNKKISPRLEDCNLVSFLREIVIDFLNTSENRDTNIDFISDLEEIQKRIDPVLFKRVIHNIISNAIVHNDRKVNITVRIKKGKDKLMIFIEDDGKGIKEEDIKHIFTRYYRGTNTSKDHEGSGLGMAIAKDIITIHGGNLSVQSKIGYGTTFQIIM, from the coding sequence ATGAAATGGAAGCTTACCTTTAGCTTTGTTATCAGTATTGTGTTAATCGTTGTATTGGTTTTAATTATGAATATTACAGCCATATTTTTTTTAATCGCTCATAAAAATACAGATGATCTATCTCATTCCATGAAGGATGGAGTGTATTTTAGGCCAGAAGGGTATGTTAGGAACTTTCAACGAAATATTTATAAAGATCAAGAAAAAATTGATATTACAGAAGATGCAAAAAAATCTCTCATGAAAAATCATGCATGGATACAGATACTGGATGAAAATGGAAAAGAAGTGTATCAGTATCAAAAGGAAAAAACAGTACCTATAAAATATAACCCTATGGATTTGATTCACTATTATAAATATGCAAAACCATCGACTGTTTTAGTAGGAGAAAAGTCTATAGATGGATATAGATATAGTTATTTAATTGGGTTTCCTTATGAAATGATAGATAAACAAGTTTTTATATATAACAAAGATTATGCAGGTTTTATTTTTAAAAATGGATTGATGTTAATCATCGGAATAGATATTCTATTGGCACTATTATTCGGACTATATTTTAGCAGTAAACTTACAGAGCCTGTCAAAAAAATTATCCAAGGTATTGAGTATTTAGGTAGTGGGAACTATAGAATAAACTATGAAGAAAGGGGTTTATATAAAGAAGTTTATTCGAATATGAATCATTTGGGTGATTTGTTAGAAGAAAGCGAGCAGGAAAGAAAAGAATTGGATCTTATGAGAGAAGAATGGCTATCCAATATTTCTCATGATATTAAAACACCTCTGTCATCTATTCGAGGGTATGCAGAGCTTCTTGATAGTGGATATGATTTTACTAATGAAGAAGTGAAAGAATATGCACAGATTATAGAGAAAAAAGCCATCTATATTAAAGAATTGGTAGATGATTTAAATTTAAGTACTAGATTAAAAAATAAAAAAATATCTCCTAGGCTTGAGGATTGCAATTTAGTATCTTTTCTGAGAGAAATTGTAATTGATTTTTTAAATACATCTGAAAACAGGGATACAAATATAGATTTTATAAGTGATTTAGAAGAAATACAAAAAAGGATAGATCCTGTTCTATTTAAAAGAGTGATTCATAATATCATATCTAATGCTATTGTCCATAATGATCGAAAGGTAAATATTACAGTAAGAATAAAAAAAGGAAAAGATAAACTGATGATCTTTATTGAAGATGATGGAAAAGGAATAAAAGAGGAAGATATCAAACATATATTTACTAGATACTATAGAGGAACAAATACAAGCAAAGATCATGAAGGTTCAGGACTAGGAATGGCCATAGCAAAAGATATTATAACGATTCATGGAGGCAATTTATCTGTACAAAGTAAAATAGGGTATGGAACTACTTTTCAAATTATAATGTAG
- a CDS encoding response regulator transcription factor, with amino-acid sequence MDGTLNKKILVIDDEQELLQLIHTVLKKEGFKHVYTEKTGKGGLELFKNIQPDLVILDIMLPDIEGYELCKKIRNTSRVPILFISAKSEELDKILGFAIGGDDYITKPFSPKELAYRVKAHLRRSTYQMEKDDPILQFGPFRMDPKRAELSKGEDKIELKPKEFKLLQYLANYPNQIMSKEKLCNEVWGEDYIGYDNTIMVHIRKIREKIERDPSKPEYLVTVKGLGYKLLIKD; translated from the coding sequence ATGGACGGTACATTAAATAAAAAGATTTTAGTCATAGATGATGAACAAGAGCTTTTACAATTAATTCATACAGTTTTAAAAAAAGAGGGATTTAAACATGTGTATACAGAAAAAACAGGAAAAGGAGGATTAGAGCTTTTTAAAAATATTCAACCAGATCTTGTGATTTTAGATATTATGCTTCCAGACATAGAAGGGTATGAATTATGTAAAAAAATTCGAAACACTTCCAGAGTGCCTATATTGTTTATATCTGCTAAATCGGAAGAATTAGATAAGATATTAGGCTTTGCCATTGGAGGGGATGATTATATTACAAAACCATTTAGTCCTAAAGAATTGGCTTATAGAGTCAAAGCCCATCTAAGAAGAAGTACTTATCAAATGGAAAAAGATGATCCTATTTTACAATTTGGTCCTTTTAGAATGGACCCTAAAAGAGCAGAACTTTCTAAAGGAGAAGACAAAATAGAGTTAAAGCCTAAAGAATTTAAACTTCTTCAATATCTAGCAAATTATCCAAATCAAATTATGAGTAAAGAAAAATTATGTAATGAAGTTTGGGGAGAGGATTATATAGGATATGACAATACCATTATGGTACATATCAGAAAAATTAGAGAAAAGATTGAAAGAGATCCATCCAAACCTGAGTATTTGGTAACTGTAAAAGGTTTAGGATACAAACTTTTGATAAAGGATTGA
- a CDS encoding ABC transporter permease, producing MGSLIKLELKKILFKKRILIVWISILFLSFISIRAFSMEETYADLFSKAYGLVPFMGILMFMIFSGAYTLEYNSNMSGLIKTTKNGRKQIIAAKSIASGIGASILNLSIFFTLCLSAFTKFNFLGLNLSLKSLWYFENSGSDITMIQMVFIMTFTIILGSFFFAQIGLFLSSMSNSSAIPFVFGGLIMGLPYILEGFVRNSGLGKYLGATPLWGMMSCQLIRYKTPMSMIVISVVIFIGIMMIFPKMTYNSFLRKN from the coding sequence ATGGGATCACTTATAAAACTAGAGCTTAAAAAAATACTTTTTAAAAAAAGAATTTTAATTGTATGGATCAGTATATTATTTTTAAGTTTTATTTCTATAAGAGCATTTTCTATGGAGGAGACATATGCAGATTTATTTAGTAAAGCATATGGATTGGTACCATTTATGGGAATACTTATGTTTATGATTTTTTCAGGAGCATATACATTAGAATATAATTCTAATATGTCTGGACTTATAAAAACAACAAAAAACGGAAGGAAACAAATAATAGCAGCCAAATCAATAGCATCGGGTATAGGAGCTTCTATTTTAAATCTTTCAATATTTTTTACATTGTGTTTATCTGCTTTTACAAAATTTAATTTTTTAGGATTGAATTTATCTTTAAAAAGTCTTTGGTATTTTGAAAATAGTGGATCAGATATAACTATGATTCAAATGGTTTTCATTATGACTTTTACTATTATTTTAGGTTCTTTTTTCTTTGCACAAATAGGATTGTTTTTATCATCTATGAGTAATTCATCTGCCATACCTTTTGTATTTGGAGGACTCATTATGGGTCTACCTTATATACTAGAGGGATTTGTAAGAAACAGTGGGTTAGGAAAATATTTAGGAGCTACACCCCTGTGGGGAATGATGAGTTGTCAGCTCATAAGATATAAAACACCTATGTCTATGATTGTAATTTCTGTTGTAATTTTTATAGGTATTATGATGATTTTTCCTAAAATGACATATAATTCATTCCTAAGGAAAAACTAA